CACTCCACCAAGAGCAAGAAGAGCAGCAAGAAGACCGCAAGGAAGGTGCGCGGGCAGCGCTCCATCGACGAGCAGCGCGCCCAGCAGATCCAGACGGCGCTGATCCGCGAGCACTACCTGGACGGCGAACCCAGCGGGCAATGGGACCAGCGCACCAAGGAAGCCATGCAGCGCTACCAGGCCGATCACGGCTGGCAGACCAAGACCGTCCCCGATGCGCGGGCGCTCATCAAGCTGGGCCTCGGCCCCAGCAAGGAGAACCTGATCAACCCCGAGACCGCGGCCACGGCCGCCGTCCCCGCCACGGCGCCCGAGAGGTCCGGCGGCTCCGCCTTCCGCCAGTAGCACCGCAGGTCCCCGCGTTCCCCCGGCCGCGCCCCAGGGCGCGGTTTTTACTTGACACGGCGAATTCCGTAACCTTATCGTTACGTATTATGCGAAACCAAACGGTTACGCATTTGTCGGCCCTGGCCTTCCCGGCGCTCTCCGACCCGACCCGGCGCGCGGTGCTGGACCTGCTGCGGCAGGGGACCCGGCCGGCGGGAGAGATCGCGCGCTCGTTCCCGGTCTCGCGCCCCGCCATCTCCAAGCACCTGCGCCAGCTGCGCCGCGCCGGCCTGGTGCGGGAATATCGGCGGGGACGCCACCGCTTCTACCAACTCGATCCGGCTCCGCTCCGGGCGGTGGACCACTGGCTGGAGCACTACCGGGTCTTCTGGGACAACAAGCTGGGCGCGCTCAAGTCTTTCGTGGAAAGAGAAGGGTCGCGCCGGCCGCAGCGAGCCAAGCACAGGTAAGAAAGGATTTTCTGATGACCGCAGCAAAACCCATTCCGGAACAGGATGCCGTCTCCCAGGAGATCGAGATTGCAGCCCCGCCCGAGCGCGTGTTTCGGGCACTCACCGACCCCAAGCAGCTCTTCACTTGGTGGGGCAAGGAGCCGACCGTCGAACTCCTGACCTTCGACATGGATGCGCGCCAGGGCGGCAAGTACGTCTACCGCTGCAAGCCCGCGCCGGGCGAGATGCACGGGGACGTGGGCGAGCAGTTGCGCAAGCGCGGCCTTGCCGAGTTCGAGTGCCACGGTGAGGTGCTGGAGATCGATCCGCCGCGCCTGCTGGTCTGGAGCTGGATCGCCAACTGGCACGAGCATCCGGAGGCCCGCACCATCGTTCGCTGGGAGCTGACGCCCACGGCGAGCGGCACGCGGGTGCGCGTGACCCACAGCGGCCTGGCCCAGGAACCCATCTCGCGCAAGGACTACGGTCAGGGGTGGGCCGGAGTGCTCAACCTGCTCAAGAACTTTCTTCAGGGGTAACCGCGTTCGGGCGGCCCACCCTTTCGCCGATCTTGGCGCAGGGTGGTCCGCTCAGTCACAGGAGCAGCGTTTTCCGGTAAGTGCTTCCCGGCCTTCGTTGGCGATGATCGGGACCATCAGCAGGGCAGCCACGGGGTCGGCCCACCACCAGCCCAGCGCCGCATTCAGCAGCAGCCCGGCCAGCAGGATGGCGGAGAGATAAGCGCAGAATTCGGTCTGCTTGGCGTCGGCGGCCATGGCGGCGCTGTTCAGCGACGCCGCGACCCTGCGCTTGGCCCGCGACAGCAGGGGCATGGCGGCCAGGGAGACCGCAGCCAGCACGATCCCGGGCAGGCTGCGCTCCGCCGCCTGGTGACGCCACAGCGTCTCCACCGCCTCGTACGCGATGTACAGGGCCAGTGCCACGAAGCAGCCGCCGACGATCTTCAGGCTCTTCTGTTCGATCCGCTCCCGTCGCGCAGGGTCGTCATCCACGCCCATGCGCCACAGCAAGGCAGCGCCCGAAGTCACTTCGATCAGGGAATCAATGCCGAACCCGACCAGGGAGATGCTGCCGGCGACCGCGCCGGCGACCAGCGCCACCACTGCTTCGGCACTGTTCCAGAGGATGGTGAAGATCTCCAGCCGGCGGCCGCGGCGCGAAACCGCCGCCCGGTCGAAGGTGATGGGCGGAGCGTCCACCTCAACTTCCAGTCTCGGCGGCTTTGGCCCTGGCGGAGTCGAGCACCTCGCGTACCGTGTGCATGAGAGTGTCGGTGGTGAAGGGTTTCTGCAGGAACTTGGTGCCCGGGGTGAGCATGCCGTGGTGGATGATGGCCTCGTCGGTGTAGCCCGACATGAAGATCACCTGCATCCCGGGACGCGAAGGCGCCAGCTTTTGCGCCAGTTCCCGGCCCGACATCTTGGCCAGCACCACGTCGGTGAGCAAGAGGTGGATGGATGTTTTGTGCCCATCAGCCAGCAGGGCGGCTTCCTCGCCGTGCCGCGCTTCCAGGACTTTGTAGCCATTGCGGACCAGCACCTGGCGGATGAGGGCGCGCACCCCGTCCTCGTCTTCCACCAGCAGCACGGTCTCGTTGCCGCGGTGGCTCTCGTGGCCGACCTCGCCCGACTCGGCGCTTACCGCTTCGTCGCTCACCCGCGGGAGATACACCTTGAAGGTGGTGCCGCGGCCCGGCTCACTATAGACCCAGATGTATCCCCCACTCTGCTTCACGATGCCGTACACGGTCGAGAGCCCCAGGCCGGTGCCCTTGCCTTGGTCCTTGGTGGTGAAGAAGGGCTCGAAGATGTGGGACTGGGTCTCGGCGTCCATGCCCATGCCGGTATCGCTGACCGCCAGCATGGCGTAGGGCCCGGGCGCGACGGTCACGTGCTCGCGCGCGTAGAAGGAATCGAGCTCCAGGTTCTGGGTCTCGATGGTGAGCTTGCCGCCGCTGGGCATGGCGTCGCGCGCGTTGACCGCGAGGTTCATGATGACCTGTTCCACCTGGCCGGGGTCGGCCTTCACCCGGCCCAGCTTGGGATCGAGCACGGTGTGCAGCTCGACGTCCTCGCCCAGCAGCCGTCGCAGCAGCTTGTCCATGTTGGCGACCACGTTGTTCAGGTCGATGATCTTGGGGGCCAGCACCTGGCGGCGGCTGAAGGCCAGCAACTGGCGGGTGAGGGAAGCGGCGCGGTCGGCCGCCTTCTGGATCTCTTCGACCTCGGCGCGCATGGGGTCGTTGGCTCTCAGTTCATCCAGCATCAGCTCGCCGTAGCCCTTGATGACGGTAAGCAGGTTATTGAAGTCGTGGGCGACGCCGCCGGCCAGCCGTCCCACCGCCTCCATCTTCTGGGATTGCAGGAGCTGGAGTTCGAGGGCGGCGCGCTCGGTGATGTCCTCGGCGATCATCTCAAAGGCCGCCACGCGCCCGCGCAGGTCGCGCACCGTGCGCCCGCTCAGGCGGACGGTCAGCGGGCTGCCGTCCTTCTTTTTCCAGCGCGCCTGGATGCTGTCGATGCGGTCGCGCTGCCCGTGCTCGGTCAGCAGCCGCATGCGCTCCTCGGCGTCCCAGTAGATGTCCCGCGAGATCTTCAGCGCCAGCACTTCCTCGACCGAGGAGTAGCCGAGCATGGACACCAGGGCCGGGTTCACGTCGAGGAAGCGGTCTTCGATCGCCGAAGAGCGATAGATGCCGTACACGGCGCTCTGCACCAGGGTGCGGTAGCGCGATTCCGAGTCCCGCAGGCGCTCCTGGCTGCGCTTCTGCTCGATCGCGCCCGCTACATGCTGGGAGACGAAGGTCAGGATCTCCGCTTCCTTCTCGCCATAGCGCACGTTGGGCTCGTAGGTCTGCACCACCAGCACCCCGAAAGTCTGGTCGCCGTGCTTCAGCGGGACCCCGACCCAATCCAGCGAGGCCGCCCCGATGCTCTCGGCCTCGCCGCTGGCGACCAGCTCGGCGAAGCGCTCGGGCGTCGCCAGCAGCGGCTTGCCGGTCCGCAGCACGTATTCCGTCAGGCCTTTGCCCAGCGGCTTCGGCGCCGGCGTGGCGTCTTCCTGGTCCACGAAGTAGGGGAAGCTCAGCAGCTGCGTCTCCGGGTCATAGACCGCGATGTAGAAGTTCTTGGCGTACATCAGCTCGCCCACGATGCGGTGGATGGCGGCGTAGAGCTGCGGCAGTTCGCCGGCCTGGCGGGCAGTATCGGCGATGCGATACAGGGCAGTCTGCAGACCCTCCGCCCGCTTGCGCTCGGTGATGTCCACGGCCGTAGCCAGGATCGCCTGCTGCCCCTCGAACTGGATGACGCCGGCGCTGAAGTCGAGCCAGCGCGTCTCCCCGGACTTGGCAATGATCGGGAACTCGTAGCGCGTCAGCACGTTCTCCCCGCGCTGCCGCGCCGCCGTCCTCCGGCGAAGCAGTTCCATGTACTCGGGGTGGACCAGGCGCCAGGGTCCGTGCTGCAGCAGTTCCGCCCGGGAGTAGCCGGAGATCTGCTCGCTGGCCGGGTTCAGATACAGGAACCGTTCGCCATCGTGGATATAGATGGCGATGGGAGCGGTCTCGGCCACCGTGCGGAACTTGCTTTCGCTCTCGCGCAACGCCTCCTGGGCCCGTTTCTGCTCGGTGATGTCGCGAAAGATCAGGTACATGGCCGTCTGGCTGCGGCTCAGGCTGATGGGCGTGGCCAGCATGGAGACCTGCACCACCGAGCCGTCCTTGCGGCGGCGCGTGGTCTCCACGTTCACCGGCCCGCCGCGGCTCAGCGTGTCGAGGATGAACCCCGATTCGGCGCGCCGCTCTTCGGGCACGATCATGTCGATGTCCCGGCCGACGCATTCCCCGGGTCCGTAGCCGAACAAACGCTGGAATTCCCGGTTGACCCGCACGATGGAGCGTTCGTGGTTGAGCAGGGCAATGGCTTCCGGGGCGCTGTCGAACAGTTGCTCGAGGTAGGCCTTCTGCACCCGGAGGTCGTCCTCGGCGTGCTTGCGCTCGGTGATGTCGAAGGCCGTTCCCAGGATGGCGGGGGCGCCTTGGAACTCGATGACCGTGGCCGTGAAGTCGAGCCAGCGGATACCGCCATCCTTGCGGATGAGCTTTCGTTCCTGGCGCGCCGGGGCCGGCTCGCCCCGCAGCCGCGCCTTGGCCATCTGCACCGCCATCTCGCGCTCCTCCGGCGAGCTCAGTTGCCAGTACGGCATCCGGAGGAGCTCCTGGCGGGAGTAGCCGCTGATCTGTTCGCACGCCGGGTTAACGTACACGTAACGGTCGTTCTGGACGATGAAGATGGCGGAGACGGTGGTCTCGGTGACCGCCCGGAACTTCGCTTCGCTCTCCCGCAGCGCCTGCTCCGCGCTGGACGCCGCACGGAGTACGGTCTTGCCCGCGGCGCCGCCCGACGGACTGGACTTTCTTGGTTTGGCTTTCGGTCTTTTCGCTTTTCCGGGCATGCGTAGGAGCGCTGGCCGCCAGAGTTTTTCTTATATCGCAGTTCGACGGCGTGACCCAAGCGAAATGCGTGCCTGCAACCACCCTGGATAGCGCTCCGGGCCTGCGCCCCTTGTACTTCGCAGCGGGCGGAGCTACCCTCTTGGCGCAGCAGATTGACAGGTGCTTATGCCGCTTCAGATCAAGGTCTTGAGATTGCCCCAGGCCACCGTCGTGGAATGCATCGGCCGGGTCGTGTTCGGCGACGAAACCACGCTGCTGCGCTCCGAGGTCAAGAAGCTCATCGCCGAGAACCCGCTCGTGGTGCTCGACTTCGCCCAGGTGCGCGACATCGACAGTGGTGGCGTCGGGACCCTGCTGGCCATACTGACTTCCGCCGTCTCAGCCGGGGGGACTTTGAAGCTGGCCCGCATCAACGAAAAGGTCCGGCAAACCCTGAGCATCACCCGCTTGCTCGGTGTCCTGAGGGCGTACGACACGGTCGAGCTGGCCGTCGCCGCCATGCCCTCCGACGCCAAACCCGCGACCGGGACCCAGGGATGACCTCGCAACCCACCGTGCTTGGCGTGTTCCCGCGACGATGCTGTCAGGTCAGCGCCGGCGTCCGGGGCGGGCAGCCTCCGGTTGAGGTCGGAAGGGGACTGGTTCGCCGTTGATGATGGCGCGCGGATTGTCATCCACCAGCGCTCGCGCCACATCCTGGCCGCAGATCTTGGCCGCTGCCTCACGCCCCGCAGAGAGCACAGGAGGCCGGCGGACGGGATCATGGGCGTCGCTGGCCAGCACGTGCACGGCTTCGTGCTCCAACAGCCAGACCGCCGATTTCTGCGCCGACTCTCCCCACCTTCCGGCCAGCGATGATGCCGTCACCTGCACCAGGCAGCCCAGTTCCAACAGCTTCAGGATCAGGCCGGGATCGCGCTGCATCAGCAGGTTCCGTTCCGGATGGGTGACGATCGGGACCACACCGGTATTGCGCAGCCTGACCAGGGCATCGCGCATGGGTGGCGAAAGCGCGAAGTCGCTGAACTCGACCAGCAAGTACTGCGAGTTGCCGATGGTGAACCGGGTCGCGTCCGCCAGGGCCGCACGGACGTTCTCGTAGGAGAAATGGAAATCGCAGCCCAGGGTCAGCATCGGCCATTCCCCGGCGATTCCCTGCAATCGGGTCAGCTTGCTGCGCAGCAGGCCCCGGTCATAGGCGTATTCGTCGTTGGCATGAGGGGTGGCGGCGATATGAGTCACGCCATCGGCGGCGGCGACGCGGCACATCTCGGCGGCTGCGTCCCAGTCCTTGGCGCCGTCGTCCACCTCGGGCAGGATGTGGCAGTGAATGTCGACCATGGCGTGAAATCAGATTGTAACAGTCGCAGGTTGCAAACTTTTTCACGCGTTGCCCGGGTCCCGGTCCCCGACGGCTGGAATCATGCAGATTCGCGCTGCTCCAGCGTTTTGCACACTCGAGTGCAACCTTTTGCATCTTGACTTCTCCTGCTGCGGCGCGAACAATGGCGCGCATTTCACGGGGGCCAGTTTGTTCGGTTCACTGCCTTCTCGCTTCTCTCCAGGGCCCCGCAAGCCAGCAAAGGCGGCGACCGATTCCGCAGGTCACCTCCGAGAAAGTGTATTGATGCGGCTTTTTCCTACCCATGCTTGCCAGGAGAGATTCTGCATGCAGAAACTACTCATTCGCACCTCGATTCTGACGCTGGCCCTGCTCGTCGGGTTCGCGTCAGTTGCGTCCGTAGCCGCCGACCGTCCGCCAGCCGGTAGCAAAACGGCCAAAGTACACCCCGACGCCCTGCGTGGCCCGAATGCGATCCCCACCGGCGTCACTGACCCCGGATATGGGCTATTCAGCTGCCAGGTCGGACTGAGCGTAGGACAGTGCTACGACCCGTTTCAGATGCGGCATGCCTACAACGTGGACAACCTCATCAGCAAAGGCTTCGATGGCACGGGGAAGACGATCGTGATCATCGATGCTTTCTCGCACCCGAATATCGAGAGCCAGCTGGCGTACTTCAACAGCTTCTATGGCTTGCCGCAGATGAATGCCGGTCCAGGCACACCGACCTTTACCCAGGTGGCCCCGGACGGTTTCGGTCCGTACGATCCCGGATGGGCCGAGGAAATCTCGCTGGATGTCGAGTGGGCGCATGCCATCGCCCCCGGCGCCAACATCGTGCTTGAGCTTGGCGCGGACAACTCCGACGTCGCTCTCCTCAGCGCCTTCAACGACGCGGTCAACAACAACCGCGGCGACGTCATCTCGATGAGCTTTGGCGAGTCCGATACCTGTCTCGGTCCGGATCTCACCGCAGCCTGGCACCAGGCGTTCGTGAAGGCGACCAAGAAGGGGATCACGATTTTCGCTTCCACAGGCGACGAGGGAGCGGCGCAGCCCTCCTGCGACGGCAGCTCGTGGATCAAGTCCACATCCTCGCCGGCCTCCGACCCTCTGGTGACGGGCGTGGGCGGGACCGAGCTGCATGCCGCCGACTACTGTCTCGTGTCACTCGGGTGCGACCCGGCCAGCAACCCTGCCCCAGGCACCTACCAGAGTGAGATCGCCTGGAACGAAGGCCCGCCGTACGGAGACTTCCAGCCCTATTTTGACAGCACGATCGCCAGCGGGGGCGGCTTCAGCACGGTCTGGGACAAGCCTTATTACCAGCAGGGGACAATCCGCGGGAAGATGCGCGGAGAGGGCGACGTCTCCTACAACGCCGCCGTCCTGCACGGCGTTCTCACCTATCTGAATATGCCGGGCGTTCCAGTCGGCTTCTATCGGTTCGGTGGCACGAGCGCGGGCTCGCCTCAGTGGGCGGCACTCACCGCCATCGCGGACCAAACCGTAGGCCATAACTACGGGTTCATCAACGCCGCCCTGTATAACATGGGGCTGATCCAGGCGCTGGGCTTCCTCAAGCCCTTCCACGACGTCACCAGCGGAACCAACTCGGCACTCGAGTACGACGCCTCCAACAACCCGGTCGACATCACTGGGTACAGTGCCGGACCGGGGTGGGATGCGGTGACCGGTCTCGGTACACCGAAGGCCTCTGATGTCATTGCCGAGCTGCCGTGGTTGTGGTCCCCGGCCCAGGGGAAAGCCGCCATTGCACAATCGCAACCGCATTCGGAGGGCAAGTCTTGGAATGGACGGCACGAGCACAGGCCCCATTGATCGGCGGGAGGCGCGCGCAACTCGCCAACTGGGGCACGCGCATTTCCTAGCTGAAGATGAAGTAGAGTCCTGAAAGGCGGAAAGCCGCCGGGTCCTCCGGCGGCTTTTTTCATTCCCGGGAAAGACTATTCTCCGTAGCGCTCGCGTAGGAATTCCGCGATGGACTGGTAGGCGCGGCCCAAGGTGGCTTCATCGGGCAGGAAGACGATGCGGCAGTGCTTGGTGCCCGGCTTCTGCCCGAAGCCGCTGCCATGCACGACCAGCACGTGCTTCTCGACCAGCAGGTCTTTTACGAAATCCAGGTCGTCGTCGGGGATGTCGAGCCGGGGATAGGCATAGAACGTCCCCTTGGGAGCCACGCAGCTCACGCGCTTGGTCGAGTTCGCCCACTGCACGGTGAGGTCGCGGCGGCGGCGCAGCTTGGCGTTCATCTCCGGGACGTGGTCCTGCGGGCCTTCCAGCGCCGGTTTGATGGCGTACTGCGTCGGGTGATTGGAGCACAGCCGCGCCCGCAGCAGCTTGTGGATGGCCTCGATGTACGGCTTGATCTGGGCGGCGTCGCCGGTGGCGATGCCCCAGCCCACCCGCCATCCCGGCGCCAGGTAGGGCTTCGACAGTCCGCTGAAAGTGATGACCGGAAGATCGGGCGCCAGCGTGGCCAGCGAGACGTGCGGGCAGTCGTCGTCGAGGATGAGCTTGT
The genomic region above belongs to Terriglobales bacterium and contains:
- a CDS encoding PAS domain S-box protein; protein product: MPGKAKRPKAKPRKSSPSGGAAGKTVLRAASSAEQALRESEAKFRAVTETTVSAIFIVQNDRYVYVNPACEQISGYSRQELLRMPYWQLSSPEEREMAVQMAKARLRGEPAPARQERKLIRKDGGIRWLDFTATVIEFQGAPAILGTAFDITERKHAEDDLRVQKAYLEQLFDSAPEAIALLNHERSIVRVNREFQRLFGYGPGECVGRDIDMIVPEERRAESGFILDTLSRGGPVNVETTRRRKDGSVVQVSMLATPISLSRSQTAMYLIFRDITEQKRAQEALRESESKFRTVAETAPIAIYIHDGERFLYLNPASEQISGYSRAELLQHGPWRLVHPEYMELLRRRTAARQRGENVLTRYEFPIIAKSGETRWLDFSAGVIQFEGQQAILATAVDITERKRAEGLQTALYRIADTARQAGELPQLYAAIHRIVGELMYAKNFYIAVYDPETQLLSFPYFVDQEDATPAPKPLGKGLTEYVLRTGKPLLATPERFAELVASGEAESIGAASLDWVGVPLKHGDQTFGVLVVQTYEPNVRYGEKEAEILTFVSQHVAGAIEQKRSQERLRDSESRYRTLVQSAVYGIYRSSAIEDRFLDVNPALVSMLGYSSVEEVLALKISRDIYWDAEERMRLLTEHGQRDRIDSIQARWKKKDGSPLTVRLSGRTVRDLRGRVAAFEMIAEDITERAALELQLLQSQKMEAVGRLAGGVAHDFNNLLTVIKGYGELMLDELRANDPMRAEVEEIQKAADRAASLTRQLLAFSRRQVLAPKIIDLNNVVANMDKLLRRLLGEDVELHTVLDPKLGRVKADPGQVEQVIMNLAVNARDAMPSGGKLTIETQNLELDSFYAREHVTVAPGPYAMLAVSDTGMGMDAETQSHIFEPFFTTKDQGKGTGLGLSTVYGIVKQSGGYIWVYSEPGRGTTFKVYLPRVSDEAVSAESGEVGHESHRGNETVLLVEDEDGVRALIRQVLVRNGYKVLEARHGEEAALLADGHKTSIHLLLTDVVLAKMSGRELAQKLAPSRPGMQVIFMSGYTDEAIIHHGMLTPGTKFLQKPFTTDTLMHTVREVLDSARAKAAETGS
- a CDS encoding SRPBCC domain-containing protein, giving the protein MTAAKPIPEQDAVSQEIEIAAPPERVFRALTDPKQLFTWWGKEPTVELLTFDMDARQGGKYVYRCKPAPGEMHGDVGEQLRKRGLAEFECHGEVLEIDPPRLLVWSWIANWHEHPEARTIVRWELTPTASGTRVRVTHSGLAQEPISRKDYGQGWAGVLNLLKNFLQG
- a CDS encoding metalloregulator ArsR/SmtB family transcription factor — protein: MSALAFPALSDPTRRAVLDLLRQGTRPAGEIARSFPVSRPAISKHLRQLRRAGLVREYRRGRHRFYQLDPAPLRAVDHWLEHYRVFWDNKLGALKSFVEREGSRRPQRAKHR
- a CDS encoding STAS domain-containing protein, which codes for MPLQIKVLRLPQATVVECIGRVVFGDETTLLRSEVKKLIAENPLVVLDFAQVRDIDSGGVGTLLAILTSAVSAGGTLKLARINEKVRQTLSITRLLGVLRAYDTVELAVAAMPSDAKPATGTQG
- a CDS encoding CpsB/CapC family capsule biosynthesis tyrosine phosphatase, yielding MVDIHCHILPEVDDGAKDWDAAAEMCRVAAADGVTHIAATPHANDEYAYDRGLLRSKLTRLQGIAGEWPMLTLGCDFHFSYENVRAALADATRFTIGNSQYLLVEFSDFALSPPMRDALVRLRNTGVVPIVTHPERNLLMQRDPGLILKLLELGCLVQVTASSLAGRWGESAQKSAVWLLEHEAVHVLASDAHDPVRRPPVLSAGREAAAKICGQDVARALVDDNPRAIINGEPVPFRPQPEAARPGRRR
- a CDS encoding cation transporter: MDAPPITFDRAAVSRRGRRLEIFTILWNSAEAVVALVAGAVAGSISLVGFGIDSLIEVTSGAALLWRMGVDDDPARRERIEQKSLKIVGGCFVALALYIAYEAVETLWRHQAAERSLPGIVLAAVSLAAMPLLSRAKRRVAASLNSAAMAADAKQTEFCAYLSAILLAGLLLNAALGWWWADPVAALLMVPIIANEGREALTGKRCSCD
- a CDS encoding S53 family peptidase, which translates into the protein MQKLLIRTSILTLALLVGFASVASVAADRPPAGSKTAKVHPDALRGPNAIPTGVTDPGYGLFSCQVGLSVGQCYDPFQMRHAYNVDNLISKGFDGTGKTIVIIDAFSHPNIESQLAYFNSFYGLPQMNAGPGTPTFTQVAPDGFGPYDPGWAEEISLDVEWAHAIAPGANIVLELGADNSDVALLSAFNDAVNNNRGDVISMSFGESDTCLGPDLTAAWHQAFVKATKKGITIFASTGDEGAAQPSCDGSSWIKSTSSPASDPLVTGVGGTELHAADYCLVSLGCDPASNPAPGTYQSEIAWNEGPPYGDFQPYFDSTIASGGGFSTVWDKPYYQQGTIRGKMRGEGDVSYNAAVLHGVLTYLNMPGVPVGFYRFGGTSAGSPQWAALTAIADQTVGHNYGFINAALYNMGLIQALGFLKPFHDVTSGTNSALEYDASNNPVDITGYSAGPGWDAVTGLGTPKASDVIAELPWLWSPAQGKAAIAQSQPHSEGKSWNGRHEHRPH
- a CDS encoding peptidoglycan-binding domain-containing protein — translated: MRIRFSTFHHIAALLATLLMFASVSPATTQKTTQKKSSSKPAKHSTKSKKSSKKTARKVRGQRSIDEQRAQQIQTALIREHYLDGEPSGQWDQRTKEAMQRYQADHGWQTKTVPDARALIKLGLGPSKENLINPETAATAAVPATAPERSGGSAFRQ